A single window of Polaribacter sp. SA4-10 DNA harbors:
- a CDS encoding GNAT family N-acetyltransferase, producing MSEISIRPSKIEDLKTLLEFEQGVIKAERPLDPLLKEGKITYYNITELITSENIQLLVAMSNNEIVGSGYIRLENSNHYQKNPLHGYIGFMFVKPAFRGQKISAKILESLKNWGKEKELKELRLDVYSNNLSAIKSYSRFGFNNSLVNMKMEI from the coding sequence ATGAGTGAAATTTCTATAAGACCCTCAAAAATTGAAGATCTAAAAACCTTATTAGAATTTGAACAAGGTGTTATAAAGGCAGAAAGACCTTTAGATCCATTGTTAAAAGAAGGAAAAATCACTTATTATAATATTACAGAATTAATTACTTCAGAAAACATTCAGCTTTTAGTTGCAATGTCTAATAATGAAATTGTTGGATCTGGTTATATAAGATTAGAAAACTCTAATCATTACCAAAAAAACCCACTTCATGGTTATATTGGTTTTATGTTTGTAAAACCTGCTTTTAGAGGACAAAAAATTAGTGCAAAAATTTTAGAATCTTTAAAAAATTGGGGAAAAGAAAAAGAATTAAAAGAATTAAGATTAGATGTTTATAGCAATAATCTATCTGCAATAAAATCTTATAGCCGTTTTGGTTTTAATAACAGTTTGGTAAATATGAAAATGGAAATTTAA
- a CDS encoding uroporphyrinogen-III synthase, producing MKVKTILVSQPPPKTETSPYFDLSDKQKVKIDFRSFIHVEGIEVKEVRSQKIDLNNFTAIILTSRNAVDHFFRIAEEMRFKVPDDMKYFCQSEAVAYYLQKYVVYRKRKIYVGLRTFPELIKLIKKHKSEKFLLPSSDKLKSLIPEELNKIEVTWTRADLYKTVVSDLSDLENVVYDVLVFFSPSGIESLFKNFPNFEQKETRIAAFGNSTVAAVTAAGLKCDIVAPSPETPSMTMALDKYIKVVNKK from the coding sequence ATGAAAGTGAAAACTATTCTAGTATCACAACCACCACCAAAGACAGAAACTTCACCTTATTTTGATTTGTCTGACAAACAAAAAGTAAAGATTGATTTTAGATCTTTTATTCATGTTGAAGGTATTGAAGTAAAGGAAGTTAGAAGTCAGAAAATAGATTTAAATAATTTTACAGCAATAATTTTGACGAGTAGAAATGCTGTAGATCATTTCTTTAGAATTGCTGAAGAAATGCGTTTTAAAGTGCCAGATGATATGAAATATTTCTGTCAATCTGAAGCTGTAGCTTATTACTTACAAAAGTATGTTGTTTATAGAAAACGTAAAATTTATGTTGGTCTTAGAACTTTTCCTGAGTTAATTAAGTTGATTAAAAAGCATAAATCAGAAAAATTCTTACTACCTTCTTCGGATAAATTAAAATCATTAATTCCAGAAGAATTAAATAAAATTGAAGTTACTTGGACAAGAGCAGATTTGTATAAAACTGTTGTAAGTGATTTATCAGATTTAGAAAATGTGGTTTATGATGTGCTTGTATTTTTTAGCCCTTCAGGAATAGAATCGTTATTCAAGAATTTTCCAAACTTTGAGCAAAAGGAAACAAGAATTGCTGCTTTTGGAAACTCTACTGTTGCAGCAGTTACAGCAGCCGGTTTAAAGTGTGATATTGTTGCACCTTCTCCAGAAACACCTTCTATGACAATGGCTTTAGATAAGTACATTAAAGTTGTAAATAAAAAATAA
- the tyrS gene encoding tyrosine--tRNA ligase, whose amino-acid sequence MTNFVEELRWRGLLHDIMPDTEEYLLKNKTAGYIGFDPTADSLHIGSLVQIFILKHFQNAGHNPIALIGGATGMVGDPSGKSAERNLLDEATLEKNIAGVRENLERFLDFDATAENKAELVNNYDWMKDISLIDFVRDTGKHITVNYMMSKDSVKKRLGSESSVGMSFTEFTYQLFQGYDFYHLYKEKNCKLQMGGSDQWGNITTGTELIRRKAQGKAYAITVPLVTKADGTKFGKTEGGNIWLNADRTSPYKFYQYWLNSSDEDAENFIKKFTFLDKETIENLIVEHKENPHLRLLQKKLGEEVTIITHGKEAYENALKASNILFGKSTASDLKSLDEQTFLDVFDGVPQATVSKEDVENGLDMIGALSAKTNFLNSNGDARRALKENAISVNKEKVKEDFTISKEDLIANKYVLLQRGKKTYYLLKVE is encoded by the coding sequence ATGACAAACTTTGTTGAAGAATTACGTTGGCGTGGATTATTACATGATATCATGCCAGATACAGAAGAATATTTATTAAAAAACAAAACAGCTGGTTATATTGGCTTTGATCCTACTGCAGATTCTTTGCATATTGGTAGTTTGGTACAAATATTCATTTTAAAACATTTTCAAAACGCAGGCCATAATCCCATTGCTTTAATTGGTGGCGCAACAGGAATGGTTGGAGACCCTTCTGGTAAATCTGCAGAAAGAAATTTGTTAGATGAAGCTACATTAGAAAAAAATATTGCGGGAGTTAGAGAAAATTTAGAGCGTTTTTTAGATTTTGATGCAACCGCAGAAAATAAAGCTGAATTAGTAAACAATTACGATTGGATGAAAGATATTTCTTTAATCGATTTTGTTAGAGATACCGGAAAACATATTACTGTAAATTACATGATGTCTAAAGATTCTGTAAAGAAACGTTTAGGCTCTGAATCTTCCGTTGGAATGAGTTTTACAGAGTTTACCTACCAATTATTTCAAGGATACGATTTTTATCACCTGTACAAAGAGAAGAATTGTAAATTACAAATGGGTGGTTCAGACCAATGGGGAAATATTACAACGGGTACAGAATTAATACGTAGAAAAGCACAAGGAAAAGCGTACGCTATTACAGTTCCTTTGGTTACAAAGGCAGATGGAACAAAATTTGGTAAAACGGAAGGTGGTAATATTTGGTTAAATGCAGACAGAACTTCACCTTACAAATTTTATCAATATTGGTTAAATTCTTCAGATGAAGATGCAGAAAACTTCATTAAAAAATTTACTTTTTTAGATAAAGAAACTATAGAAAATTTAATTGTAGAGCACAAAGAAAATCCGCATTTACGTTTATTACAAAAAAAGCTTGGAGAAGAAGTAACCATAATAACACATGGTAAAGAAGCGTATGAAAATGCTTTAAAAGCTTCTAATATTTTATTTGGAAAATCTACTGCTTCTGATTTAAAATCTTTAGACGAACAAACGTTTTTAGATGTTTTTGATGGTGTGCCACAAGCAACTGTTTCTAAAGAAGATGTAGAAAATGGTTTGGATATGATTGGTGCTTTATCTGCTAAAACGAACTTTCTAAATTCTAATGGTGATGCTAGAAGAGCGTTAAAAGAGAACGCAATTTCTGTAAACAAAGAAAAAGTAAAAGAAGATTTTACGATTTCTAAAGAAGATTTAATTGCAAATAAATATGTGTTATTACAGCGTGGTAAAAAAACATATTATTTACTAAAAGTTGAGTAA
- a CDS encoding lysylphosphatidylglycerol synthase transmembrane domain-containing protein: MNIKKVLKIILPLILGGFLVWYSLSNISIDVLIGYFKEANYNWIFLGLFFGILSHLSRAYRWKFMLEPLGFRPKFTNSVLAVLVGYLVNLALPRAGEVSRALVLTNYEDVPFEKGFGTIVAERIADLIMMLCIITITLFVQFDFIYELLTKNFDPTKIIIGLVILVIGFYIFSSFVKKAKSGFLLKIKTFASGLLEGVTSIFKMKNKWAFIFHTVFIWAMYVAMFWATIPAIEGLNVPLGGILIGFIAGGFSIAATNGGVGLYPIAVAGALALFDIPTEPATAFGWIMWTAQTAMIIVFGGLAFFLLPIYNKNK, translated from the coding sequence TTGAATATCAAAAAGGTTTTAAAAATAATATTACCTCTTATTTTGGGAGGTTTTTTAGTTTGGTATTCTCTCTCTAATATTTCTATAGATGTTTTAATTGGCTACTTTAAAGAAGCAAATTATAATTGGATTTTTTTAGGATTATTTTTTGGAATTTTAAGCCATTTATCAAGAGCTTATAGATGGAAATTTATGTTAGAACCTTTAGGTTTTAGACCAAAATTTACCAATAGTGTTTTAGCTGTTTTAGTAGGTTACTTAGTAAATTTAGCACTACCAAGAGCAGGAGAAGTATCTAGAGCTTTAGTGTTAACAAATTACGAAGACGTACCGTTTGAAAAAGGATTTGGAACCATAGTAGCAGAACGTATTGCCGATTTAATTATGATGTTATGCATCATAACAATTACACTTTTTGTTCAGTTCGATTTTATTTACGAACTCTTAACTAAGAATTTCGACCCAACTAAAATAATTATTGGTTTAGTAATTTTAGTTATTGGTTTTTACATCTTTTCTTCCTTTGTAAAAAAAGCAAAATCCGGATTTCTATTAAAAATTAAAACTTTTGCTTCTGGTTTATTAGAAGGCGTTACAAGTATTTTTAAGATGAAAAATAAATGGGCTTTTATTTTTCATACCGTATTTATTTGGGCAATGTATGTTGCTATGTTTTGGGCAACAATACCTGCAATTGAAGGTTTAAATGTTCCTTTAGGCGGAATTTTAATTGGCTTTATTGCTGGTGGATTTTCTATTGCGGCAACAAATGGTGGCGTTGGTTTATACCCAATTGCTGTTGCTGGAGCACTCGCTTTGTTTGATATTCCTACAGAACCCGCAACCGCTTTTGGTTGGATTATGTGGACCGCCCAAACTGCAATGATTATTGTTTTTGGAGGATTGGCGTTTTTCCTTTTACCCATTTATAATAAGAATAAGTAA
- a CDS encoding nicotinate-nucleotide adenylyltransferase — protein sequence MKKLIILFVVIGLSIPAFAQDPIELSEITIFARNYKYLDKIDSQKAAIPVKLLQRSVATYDVRKSDFYDDDYDYYTVSFFIPKGKIVAVYDKDSNIINTIEKYNNIRLPIAVATAVAERFPKWRVSKDVYLLSYRDDREAKKVYKLTLENGNERLKVKMDAEGNFL from the coding sequence ATGAAAAAATTAATTATTTTATTTGTTGTTATTGGTTTATCAATACCAGCATTTGCCCAAGATCCAATAGAATTGTCTGAGATAACTATTTTTGCCAGAAATTACAAATATTTAGATAAGATTGATTCTCAAAAAGCAGCGATACCTGTTAAACTACTACAAAGGTCAGTAGCTACTTATGATGTAAGAAAATCAGATTTTTATGATGATGATTATGATTATTATACTGTTTCATTTTTTATTCCAAAAGGAAAAATTGTTGCAGTTTATGATAAAGACAGTAATATTATTAATACCATAGAAAAGTATAATAACATTAGACTACCAATAGCAGTAGCTACTGCTGTCGCAGAACGTTTTCCTAAATGGAGAGTTTCTAAAGATGTTTATTTATTAAGCTATAGGGATGATAGAGAGGCTAAAAAAGTATATAAATTAACATTAGAGAATGGTAATGAACGTTTAAAAGTTAAAATGGATGCTGAAGGAAATTTTTTATAG
- a CDS encoding polyprenol monophosphomannose synthase: MSDTLVIIPTYNEKENIEAIIRATFNQEKKFNILIVDDNSPDGTSEIVTKLITEYPNKLFLEKRLGKSGLGTAYIHGFKWAIDKKYDYIIEMDADFSHNPKDLIRLYNACHKDSADVSVGSRYVENKVNVVNWDIKRLLLSYFASKYVRFITRIPVFDTTAGFVCYKRTVLETIKLDKIKFVGYAFQIEMKFKAWKHKFKIKEVSVVFTDRTLGESKMSGNIVSEALFGVIKMRLNGLPK, translated from the coding sequence ATGTCTGACACGCTAGTTATTATCCCTACCTATAACGAAAAGGAAAACATTGAGGCGATTATTAGAGCTACATTTAATCAAGAAAAAAAATTTAATATTTTAATTGTTGATGACAACTCTCCTGATGGAACTTCTGAAATTGTAACCAAACTAATTACTGAATATCCAAATAAGCTTTTTTTAGAAAAAAGGCTAGGAAAAAGCGGATTAGGAACTGCATATATTCATGGTTTTAAATGGGCAATTGATAAAAAATACGATTACATTATAGAAATGGATGCCGATTTTTCTCATAACCCTAAAGATTTAATTCGCTTATACAACGCTTGTCATAAAGATAGTGCGGATGTATCTGTTGGTTCTAGATATGTAGAAAATAAAGTGAATGTTGTAAATTGGGATATAAAAAGATTATTACTTTCTTATTTTGCATCTAAATATGTGCGTTTTATTACAAGAATACCTGTTTTTGATACAACTGCCGGTTTTGTTTGCTACAAGCGTACTGTTTTAGAAACTATTAAATTAGATAAAATAAAATTTGTAGGGTATGCTTTTCAAATTGAAATGAAATTTAAAGCTTGGAAACATAAATTTAAGATAAAAGAAGTTTCTGTTGTGTTTACAGATAGAACTTTAGGAGAATCTAAAATGAGTGGAAACATTGTATCCGAAGCACTTTTTGGAGTAATAAAAATGCGTTTAAACGGATTACCAAAATAA
- a CDS encoding SDR family oxidoreductase — MILVTGGTGLVGAHLLYHLIASDKKVRAIYRSENKIESVKNVFSLYTDDEKLFSKIEWFKADITEVPSMIPAFLEVDKVYHCAALISFNPKDYREMRKVNIHGTAIVVNLAIDAKVKKLCFVGSIAAIGDSLNGNIVTEENEWNSQKDNSGYSITKFGAEMEIWRASQEGVKVVIVNPGVILGSGFWNSGSGKLFSQIYNGFKYFTEGITGFVGVKDVVASMILLMNSEVKNERFILVSENKSFKEVFFLIADGFGKKRPSKSIKPWQTSIFWRISSFLSAISGTPPLLSKYSARSAHSVSKYSSEKIKKLLNFEFESIEKSIKRTSNNYLKN; from the coding sequence ATGATTTTAGTAACCGGAGGAACAGGTTTAGTAGGCGCACATCTATTGTATCATTTAATTGCAAGTGATAAAAAAGTGCGTGCTATTTATCGTTCAGAAAATAAAATAGAAAGCGTTAAAAACGTGTTTTCTTTATATACAGATGATGAAAAACTGTTCTCTAAAATTGAATGGTTTAAAGCAGATATTACAGAAGTTCCTTCAATGATTCCTGCTTTTTTAGAGGTAGATAAAGTATATCATTGTGCTGCTTTAATTTCTTTTAATCCAAAAGATTATAGAGAAATGCGTAAAGTAAATATTCATGGAACTGCAATTGTTGTTAATTTAGCTATTGATGCCAAAGTAAAAAAACTATGTTTTGTAGGTTCAATTGCTGCTATTGGCGATTCTCTAAATGGCAATATAGTTACAGAAGAAAATGAGTGGAATAGTCAAAAAGATAACAGTGGTTATTCAATTACAAAATTTGGTGCAGAAATGGAAATTTGGCGTGCTAGCCAAGAAGGAGTTAAGGTTGTTATTGTAAATCCTGGAGTAATTTTAGGAAGTGGTTTTTGGAATTCTGGTTCAGGAAAATTATTTTCCCAAATTTATAATGGATTTAAGTATTTTACAGAAGGAATTACCGGTTTTGTAGGTGTAAAAGATGTGGTAGCATCTATGATTTTATTAATGAATTCAGAAGTTAAAAACGAACGTTTTATTTTAGTTTCAGAAAACAAATCTTTTAAAGAAGTTTTCTTTTTAATTGCGGATGGTTTTGGTAAAAAAAGACCAAGTAAAAGTATAAAACCTTGGCAGACTTCTATTTTTTGGCGAATTTCTAGTTTCTTGTCAGCTATTTCTGGCACCCCCCCTTTGTTGAGTAAATACTCTGCAAGATCTGCACATAGTGTTTCTAAATATTCATCAGAAAAAATTAAAAAACTACTTAATTTTGAGTTTGAATCAATAGAAAAATCAATAAAGAGAACTTCCAATAATTACCTTAAAAATTAG
- a CDS encoding DUF4271 domain-containing protein, which yields MQALEKIVIENNFITLLLVLLLAIVFLLKGIDSIKLKGYVSALFNKGFVEIETDENRMIFKGFYILIFTFSVTVLSLILYFFIRENVNNREEGFYSFFAIFSLVLIYFLVKWILEYLFSSLFLINKGVHFFLVSKTSYLYAITFLLFGGVILVEYSQLNASFLFYLTAILFFIRFVAHVVNNKKLIFSELFYFILYLCAFEIAPLFILFKLIF from the coding sequence GTGCAGGCACTAGAAAAAATAGTTATAGAAAATAATTTTATTACCCTTCTTTTGGTTTTGCTTCTGGCTATTGTTTTTTTATTAAAAGGAATAGACTCAATAAAACTAAAAGGCTACGTTTCTGCTTTGTTTAATAAGGGTTTTGTAGAGATTGAAACAGATGAAAACAGAATGATTTTTAAAGGATTTTATATTTTAATTTTTACCTTTTCTGTAACTGTTTTATCTCTAATTTTATATTTTTTCATTAGAGAAAATGTAAATAATAGGGAAGAAGGTTTTTATTCTTTTTTTGCTATTTTTTCATTAGTTTTAATTTATTTTTTAGTTAAATGGATTTTAGAATATTTATTTTCTAGTTTATTCTTAATAAATAAGGGAGTTCATTTTTTTTTAGTTTCAAAAACTAGTTACTTATATGCAATCACTTTTTTGCTTTTTGGAGGGGTTATTTTGGTTGAATACTCTCAGCTTAATGCCTCTTTTTTATTCTATTTAACTGCTATCTTATTCTTCATACGTTTTGTAGCACACGTTGTAAATAACAAAAAGCTGATTTTTAGTGAGTTGTTTTATTTTATATTGTATCTTTGCGCCTTCGAAATAGCACCCCTATTTATACTGTTTAAATTGATATTTTAA
- the mscL gene encoding large conductance mechanosensitive channel protein MscL, producing MKIKLFQEFKEFAVKGNMIDIAIGVIIGAAFNKVVNVLVKEVLMPPLSFLTNGTNWENKKFILREAIVIDGVTKPEEIAIGYGKLVGAGIDFLVIAFTVFIVVKIMNSIKKKAEDPKNKTIVTPKNIELMNKTNELLEKQNEYLKKVLAEKK from the coding sequence ATGAAAATAAAATTGTTTCAAGAGTTTAAAGAATTTGCTGTAAAAGGAAACATGATAGATATTGCTATTGGTGTTATCATTGGTGCAGCATTTAATAAAGTAGTAAATGTACTTGTAAAAGAGGTTTTAATGCCTCCATTATCTTTTTTAACAAATGGTACAAATTGGGAAAATAAAAAGTTTATTTTAAGAGAAGCTATTGTTATTGACGGAGTTACTAAACCAGAAGAAATTGCAATTGGTTATGGTAAATTAGTGGGTGCAGGAATCGATTTTTTAGTTATTGCTTTTACTGTTTTTATTGTGGTAAAAATAATGAATTCTATAAAGAAAAAAGCAGAGGACCCTAAAAACAAAACGATTGTTACACCTAAAAACATTGAGTTGATGAACAAAACAAATGAACTGTTAGAAAAGCAAAATGAGTATTTGAAAAAAGTCTTGGCAGAAAAAAAATAG
- the radA gene encoding DNA repair protein RadA, translated as MAKTKTTFFCQNCGTQHAKWVGQCGACKEWNTIVEEVIQKEEKRSWKQATTAKQVSKPLRIADIQLNPEERVVTNNNELDTVLGGGLVKGSVTLLGGEPGIGKSTLLLQVALKINQKVLYVSGEESQSQIKMRAERLETNNSNCLILTETNTQNIFKNIEATAPDVLVIDSIQTLHTNAIEASPGSISQIRETAAELIKFAKETATPVLLIGHINKEGHIAGPKILEHMVDVVLQFEGDRNHTYRILRSQKNRFGSTSELGIYEMLSTGLREISNPSEILISKKDADLSGTAIASTLEGIRPLMIEIQALVSTAVYGTPQRSTTGYNLKRLHMILAVLEKRAGFKLGAKDVFLNITGGINVDDPAIDLAVVAAILSSNQDIAINPNVCFAAEVGLAGEIRPVSKIDQRILEAEKLGYKTFVASKYNKITSKNHGIKLILVGKIEEAFATLFA; from the coding sequence ATGGCTAAAACCAAAACAACTTTTTTCTGTCAGAATTGTGGAACTCAACATGCAAAATGGGTAGGACAATGTGGCGCCTGTAAAGAATGGAATACGATTGTAGAAGAAGTAATTCAAAAAGAAGAAAAGCGTTCTTGGAAACAAGCAACAACAGCAAAACAAGTTTCAAAACCGTTAAGAATTGCTGATATTCAGTTAAACCCAGAAGAACGAGTTGTTACCAATAATAACGAATTAGACACCGTTTTAGGTGGCGGATTAGTAAAAGGTTCTGTAACACTTTTAGGTGGGGAACCTGGTATTGGAAAATCGACTTTATTATTACAAGTTGCGCTAAAAATAAATCAAAAAGTACTCTATGTTTCTGGTGAAGAAAGTCAATCTCAAATAAAAATGAGAGCAGAAAGGTTAGAAACTAACAATTCTAATTGTTTAATTCTTACAGAAACAAACACGCAAAATATCTTTAAAAATATTGAAGCTACAGCACCAGATGTTTTAGTGATAGATTCTATACAAACATTACATACAAATGCTATAGAAGCTTCTCCAGGAAGTATTTCTCAAATTAGAGAAACTGCTGCAGAACTAATAAAATTTGCCAAAGAAACAGCTACGCCAGTTTTATTAATTGGTCATATAAATAAAGAGGGACATATTGCTGGACCAAAAATTTTAGAACACATGGTAGATGTTGTTTTACAATTTGAAGGAGACAGAAATCATACCTACAGAATTTTACGATCACAAAAAAATAGATTTGGCTCAACATCAGAATTAGGAATTTATGAAATGCTTTCTACAGGTTTAAGAGAAATTTCAAATCCATCAGAAATATTAATATCTAAAAAAGATGCCGATTTAAGCGGAACAGCAATTGCATCTACTTTAGAAGGGATTAGACCTTTAATGATAGAAATTCAAGCTTTAGTTTCTACCGCAGTTTATGGAACACCACAACGTTCCACAACAGGTTATAATTTAAAACGCTTACACATGATTTTAGCAGTTCTAGAAAAAAGAGCTGGCTTTAAGTTGGGTGCAAAAGATGTATTTTTAAATATTACTGGAGGAATAAATGTAGATGATCCAGCCATAGATTTGGCAGTTGTAGCGGCAATTTTATCATCCAATCAAGATATTGCCATAAACCCGAACGTGTGTTTTGCTGCAGAAGTTGGTTTAGCAGGAGAGATTAGACCTGTTTCTAAAATTGATCAACGTATTTTAGAAGCAGAAAAGCTAGGTTATAAAACTTTTGTAGCTTCTAAATACAATAAGATTACTTCTAAAAACCACGGAATTAAATTGATTTTAGTTGGTAAGATTGAAGAAGCTTTTGCTACTTTATTTGCTTAG
- a CDS encoding DUF4296 domain-containing protein, with the protein MNKSLYLILLIFLFSCTSNTIFEKPKDLIPKDSMSLLIQEMMIASSAKHIKNINQQKNINYMPFVSERYKIDSLRFQKSNLYYMSKIDLYEEILTDAKTSLQSRKDLFSKLKTALDSIRKDSISNIGKKERLLISHKKDAIENLTNMIFPKIDTLNKKLLIDTVSEKPNF; encoded by the coding sequence ATGAATAAAAGCTTATACCTAATACTTTTAATTTTCTTGTTTTCTTGTACAAGTAACACCATTTTTGAAAAACCAAAAGATCTCATTCCTAAAGACAGTATGAGTCTTTTAATTCAGGAAATGATGATTGCTTCTTCTGCTAAACATATAAAAAACATAAACCAACAAAAGAATATTAATTATATGCCTTTTGTCAGTGAAAGGTACAAGATTGATAGTTTACGTTTTCAGAAAAGTAATCTTTATTATATGTCTAAAATAGATCTATATGAAGAAATTCTTACAGATGCCAAAACATCTCTTCAAAGTAGAAAAGATCTTTTTTCTAAATTAAAAACAGCATTAGATTCTATTAGAAAAGATTCTATCAGTAATATAGGAAAGAAAGAAAGGCTTTTAATTTCTCATAAAAAAGACGCAATAGAGAATTTAACAAATATGATATTTCCTAAAATAGATACTTTAAATAAAAAATTATTGATAGATACAGTAAGTGAAAAACCTAATTTTTAA
- a CDS encoding dihydroorotase codes for MTQFTLIKNARIVNENNIFKGDVLIENEIIKEISTEINPPENTKIINAEGNYLIPGFIDDQVHFREPGLTHKANIATESKAAIAGGITTFIEMPNTVPQATTQDLLEDKFKIAANDSYANYSFMFGGTNDNLEELLKTDPKKVAGIKLFLGSSTGNMLVDDEAILEKIFSSTKMIISVHCEDEATIRKNTEKFKAEFGDDIPVKYHPIIRSEEACYLSSSKAIALAKKTGARLHIFHVSTAKETALFRNDIPLEEKQITAEVCIHHLWFSDKDYDEKGMLIKWNPAVKTEKDRLGLWEALLDDRIDVLATDHAPHRIEEKDNVYAKAPSGGPLVQHAVTAILEKVKEGVISIEKAVEKMSHNPAKLFQIEKRGFIKEGFYADLVLINPNKSWTVSKDNILYKCGWSPFEGTTFSSTITHTFVNGNLMYNEGVFNEEIKGKRLTFNR; via the coding sequence ATGACACAATTTACTTTAATAAAAAACGCAAGAATAGTTAATGAAAACAACATTTTTAAAGGTGATGTTCTTATTGAAAATGAAATTATAAAAGAAATTTCTACAGAAATAAATCCACCTGAAAACACAAAAATTATAAACGCAGAAGGAAATTATTTAATTCCTGGTTTTATAGATGATCAAGTGCATTTTAGAGAACCTGGTTTAACACATAAAGCAAATATTGCAACAGAAAGTAAGGCTGCAATTGCTGGTGGAATTACTACTTTTATAGAAATGCCAAACACAGTACCTCAAGCAACTACGCAAGATTTATTAGAAGATAAATTTAAAATTGCTGCAAATGATTCGTACGCAAATTATTCATTTATGTTTGGTGGAACAAATGATAATTTAGAGGAATTGTTAAAAACAGACCCTAAAAAAGTAGCCGGAATTAAATTGTTTTTAGGTTCTTCTACAGGAAATATGTTGGTTGATGATGAAGCTATCTTAGAGAAAATTTTCTCTTCAACAAAAATGATTATTTCTGTACATTGTGAAGACGAGGCAACGATCAGAAAAAATACAGAAAAATTTAAAGCTGAGTTTGGAGATGATATTCCTGTTAAATATCATCCAATTATTAGAAGTGAAGAAGCCTGTTATTTATCCTCTTCAAAAGCAATCGCTTTAGCTAAAAAGACAGGTGCAAGATTGCATATTTTTCATGTTTCAACCGCAAAAGAGACAGCACTTTTTAGAAATGATATCCCTTTAGAGGAAAAACAAATTACTGCAGAAGTTTGTATTCATCATCTATGGTTTTCAGATAAAGATTATGACGAAAAAGGAATGCTAATAAAATGGAACCCTGCTGTAAAAACCGAAAAAGACAGACTAGGTTTGTGGGAAGCTTTGTTAGATGACAGGATTGATGTACTTGCAACAGATCATGCTCCTCATAGAATTGAAGAAAAAGACAATGTATATGCAAAAGCGCCAAGTGGTGGGCCATTAGTACAACATGCTGTTACAGCAATTTTAGAAAAAGTAAAAGAAGGCGTTATTTCTATTGAAAAAGCGGTAGAAAAAATGAGCCATAATCCTGCAAAATTATTTCAAATTGAAAAAAGAGGTTTTATAAAAGAAGGTTTTTATGCAGATTTGGTTTTGATAAATCCAAACAAATCTTGGACTGTTTCTAAAGACAATATTTTATATAAATGTGGTTGGTCTCCTTTTGAAGGAACAACATTTTCATCTACAATAACACATACTTTTGTAAACGGGAATTTAATGTATAATGAAGGTGTTTTTAACGAAGAAATTAAAGGTAAAAGACTAACTTTTAATAGGTAA
- a CDS encoding YHS domain-containing (seleno)protein, whose product MKNLVIFFFLLVSFTSFAQKTDYNTKTGFVAEGYDVVAYFNNKAEKGDKKFIAIFEGVKFKFSSKEHLEKFKNSPEKFIPQYGGYCAFAIGKNGEKVSIDPKTFEIRDEKLYLFYNSWGTNTLEIWTNEGAEKLQKQADINWEKLKTKN is encoded by the coding sequence ATGAAAAATTTAGTTATCTTTTTTTTCCTTTTAGTTTCTTTCACCTCTTTTGCCCAAAAAACAGATTACAATACAAAAACAGGTTTTGTAGCAGAAGGTTATGATGTTGTAGCGTACTTTAATAACAAAGCAGAAAAAGGAGACAAGAAATTTATAGCAATTTTTGAAGGAGTAAAATTTAAGTTTTCATCTAAAGAACATTTAGAGAAATTTAAAAATTCGCCAGAGAAATTTATTCCTCAATATGGAGGATATTGTGCATTTGCAATTGGTAAAAATGGAGAAAAAGTTTCTATCGATCCTAAAACATTTGAAATAAGGGACGAAAAATTATATTTATTTTATAATTCTTGGGGAACAAATACTCTTGAAATATGGACAAATGAAGGTGCCGAAAAGTTACAAAAACAAGCAGATATAAATTGGGAAAAACTAAAAACTAAAAATTAA